A single region of the Novipirellula aureliae genome encodes:
- a CDS encoding Do family serine endopeptidase — protein MSRLWKKLSILFTAMIVGSLLTAVVMSLPERMQGDISAQDQMPQRRSGLHAAAPPVANSPQNLATAQDLSSSFRNVAEMLRPSVVSISTKQTEIINGGYEGLPPGFQRQLPPGFEEFFGGGRLRPQKRESEGMGSGVIVRRDGYILTNNHVVEGADTVTVELSDDTMIQAKVIGADPQTDLAVLKIDRDGLRPVSFGSSDEIRVGDWVLAIGSPFGLDQTVTAGIISGKNRVQGIVDDGNGFEDFLQTDAAINPGNSGGPLVNLRGELVGINTAILSRSGTSAGIGFAIPVSLARPVFESIIETGQVHRGFLGAQVVDVTPATIQKFDLSVRSGALIGAVLENQPAAKAGLQPGDVVTKVDDRPIKSGTQLRNYIASRAPGSIVVMDVTRNGASLQVSVNLQERTNAAMAMFGSGSVLGATLVPVTPESARDYGYDQLESGLIVTGIEDGSVADRGELQVGDVIESAAGIEVSSADRLSLIVAEAAKQGQPLRLVVRRGNSRMLLVVR, from the coding sequence ATGAGTAGATTGTGGAAAAAATTGAGCATCCTGTTTACCGCCATGATTGTCGGCTCCCTTTTGACGGCCGTGGTGATGAGTTTGCCCGAGCGGATGCAGGGTGACATATCGGCGCAGGACCAAATGCCGCAACGAAGGTCGGGTCTACACGCCGCCGCCCCCCCAGTAGCGAACTCGCCACAAAATCTTGCGACCGCTCAGGATTTGTCCTCTTCGTTTCGCAATGTCGCCGAAATGCTACGGCCGAGTGTCGTCAGCATTAGCACGAAGCAAACCGAGATCATCAATGGAGGATATGAGGGTTTACCACCAGGTTTTCAGCGTCAATTGCCGCCCGGTTTTGAAGAGTTCTTTGGCGGCGGTCGGTTGCGTCCGCAGAAACGTGAGTCCGAAGGCATGGGCAGTGGGGTCATCGTCCGTCGTGACGGATATATCTTGACCAACAATCATGTCGTCGAAGGTGCCGATACCGTTACGGTTGAACTGAGCGACGATACAATGATTCAAGCCAAGGTGATCGGAGCCGATCCGCAAACCGACTTGGCGGTTTTAAAGATCGATCGCGATGGGCTGCGTCCCGTCTCGTTCGGGAGCTCGGATGAAATTCGCGTCGGAGACTGGGTGTTGGCAATCGGCAGCCCCTTTGGTTTGGATCAAACCGTTACCGCCGGAATCATTAGTGGCAAGAACCGCGTTCAAGGTATCGTCGATGATGGCAACGGTTTTGAAGATTTTTTGCAGACCGATGCGGCGATCAACCCAGGCAACTCGGGTGGTCCACTCGTCAATCTGCGAGGCGAATTGGTGGGGATCAATACCGCGATCCTTTCCCGCAGCGGAACGAGTGCGGGAATTGGATTCGCGATTCCTGTTTCATTAGCCCGCCCCGTGTTTGAATCCATCATCGAAACAGGTCAGGTGCATCGCGGCTTCCTGGGAGCCCAAGTTGTCGATGTGACGCCCGCGACGATTCAGAAGTTCGACTTATCCGTCCGCTCCGGGGCTTTGATCGGTGCGGTTTTGGAAAACCAACCTGCCGCGAAAGCTGGATTGCAACCAGGCGATGTGGTCACCAAGGTCGATGATCGACCGATCAAATCAGGTACGCAGCTTCGCAACTACATTGCGAGCCGGGCGCCAGGATCGATCGTCGTGATGGACGTCACGCGAAACGGGGCGTCGCTTCAAGTAAGCGTCAATTTGCAAGAACGAACCAATGCCGCAATGGCGATGTTCGGTAGCGGTAGCGTGCTCGGTGCGACGCTCGTTCCGGTCACTCCCGAATCGGCCCGCGATTATGGTTATGATCAGCTCGAGAGTGGTTTGATCGTGACCGGAATTGAAGACGGATCGGTTGCAGACCGCGGCGAATTGCAAGTCGGTGATGTGATTGAATCGGCCGCGGGGATCGAAGTCTCCTCAGCAGATCGCTTGTCGCTGATTGTCGCTGAGGCTGCTAAACAAGGGCAGCCTCTGCGGTTGGTCGTCCGCCGCGGCAATAGCCGGATGTTGTTGGTCGTTCGCTAA
- a CDS encoding RNA polymerase sigma factor — translation MSLSEVDRQLLQHCLDGAPRAWQNFADRFLGLVVHVANHTAESRGFSLDSSTRDDLVAEVFLAIIANDFGVLRRFRRNCSLATYLTVISRRVIARRLAAAGRTARPVGDIRSAADSQAESDNGAASRIEDQEQVQQLLLRLDPQEANVVRMYHLEGKSYQEISQTVGMAENSIGPVLSRARAKMRS, via the coding sequence GTGAGTCTTTCTGAGGTTGATCGCCAGCTTCTTCAACATTGTCTTGATGGGGCTCCGCGCGCTTGGCAGAACTTTGCTGACCGGTTTCTGGGGTTGGTCGTGCATGTGGCGAACCATACGGCTGAGTCGCGAGGTTTTTCGCTCGATAGCTCGACGCGAGACGATTTGGTCGCGGAAGTCTTTTTGGCAATCATTGCAAACGACTTTGGCGTGCTGCGCCGGTTTCGTCGCAATTGCTCGCTGGCGACCTATTTGACAGTGATTTCTCGACGTGTAATCGCTCGGCGTTTGGCAGCAGCCGGGCGAACGGCTCGCCCCGTTGGCGATATTCGTTCTGCTGCAGATTCTCAGGCCGAATCCGATAACGGAGCCGCCTCCCGAATCGAAGATCAGGAACAGGTCCAACAGTTACTCTTGCGGCTCGATCCCCAAGAAGCCAACGTGGTTCGCATGTACCACCTCGAGGGCAAATCCTATCAAGAGATTAGCCAAACCGTCGGCATGGCTGAAAACAGCATCGGCCCCGTCTTGAGTCGGGCTCGAGCAAAGATGAGATCCTAA
- a CDS encoding BON domain-containing protein: MMIRRIFTSCLFAALLSSPLFAQGNADTSDQGGTLTPASGGLDADAAFSAIDRGTAVGQTAETGLGFGGVGGTTTTGTTARTTGGVSMGGMGGMGGFSSMFGNQTGQTGSSTPPVIRTRLRSAIEVPPRPQWQTEQSATALIRSLPSGKRMPGVQVRVEGRTAVIAGTVSSQHDRRMSELLMRLEPGVRNVDNQIEVLP, from the coding sequence ATGATGATCCGACGTATATTCACCTCTTGCCTATTTGCCGCTCTGCTATCGAGTCCTTTATTTGCTCAGGGTAATGCCGATACCTCCGATCAAGGCGGTACCCTCACTCCAGCGAGCGGCGGATTGGATGCCGATGCTGCTTTCTCAGCAATCGACCGCGGAACCGCTGTGGGGCAAACGGCTGAAACCGGACTCGGTTTCGGGGGAGTCGGCGGGACAACGACAACAGGAACGACAGCCCGAACCACTGGAGGCGTCAGCATGGGAGGTATGGGAGGAATGGGTGGCTTCTCCAGCATGTTTGGAAATCAAACAGGTCAGACTGGCAGTTCGACCCCACCCGTTATCCGCACGCGGTTGAGAAGTGCTATCGAAGTTCCACCGCGACCACAGTGGCAAACCGAGCAATCCGCTACCGCTCTCATTCGTTCGCTACCAAGCGGGAAGCGAATGCCGGGCGTCCAGGTCCGGGTAGAAGGCAGGACCGCCGTTATCGCAGGGACGGTCAGCAGCCAGCATGACCGCCGAATGAGCGAGCTGCTGATGCGACTGGAGCCTGGCGTGCGAAACGTCGACAATCAGATTGAAGTTTTGCCGTAG
- a CDS encoding HEAT repeat domain-containing protein translates to MQNDTLGSLLGPEADPVAAGWRLREIAESNQHDGAGLIAELLQQPGIVGRSDPAILGGLLHLIHTLLMRSDTGLANLDPNQVARLHDILPVGASNKHLLLHLLAMLRSQESLALLIEKMTSSPPRKWIEAAQAISPLMQHLDWKTNWVFPQILDCLEFPSLAAPTLDLANYLVRSGGVDPHPAREKLPVLNLLLGEVSGRLARFEENPREFGDDVETVQATLGEAVALAVSLCDTLSLIGDPSSIGKLNQTIDLKHRRVQCEAAGALAKLGDEDGKKRLLELTKDPAARLRAVHYADELGLGDSVDESVRSDTATAEAEMSLWLTQPQQMGVPPTSVEVVDTRRLLWPSFTNPVDVHLVRFEYSFGDKTYSNVGMTGPVVFAMSADVADMPIDDIYAIYAGWHAEHAEIFTVAADQFNAAQRRAMEQFEKHLNQLGYESIKPALLGFFLDEQAGVMTAERDGTACVVVTDGLETIDQPTAGRLRPLNPGDLFNLYKGRKMLRTFNPSAGIADFNEPDDASNDD, encoded by the coding sequence GTGCAAAACGACACCCTTGGATCGTTACTCGGCCCCGAAGCTGACCCCGTTGCGGCGGGCTGGCGATTGCGTGAAATCGCTGAAAGTAACCAGCACGACGGGGCTGGCCTGATCGCTGAACTGTTGCAGCAGCCTGGCATCGTGGGCCGCAGTGATCCAGCGATTCTGGGCGGTTTATTGCATTTGATTCACACGCTTTTGATGCGATCCGACACCGGTTTGGCCAACCTTGATCCGAATCAGGTAGCGCGTCTGCATGACATCCTGCCTGTCGGGGCATCGAATAAACACTTGCTATTGCATCTATTGGCAATGCTTCGAAGTCAGGAATCGCTTGCGCTTTTGATCGAGAAGATGACGTCATCGCCGCCTCGCAAATGGATCGAAGCGGCTCAGGCAATCAGTCCTCTGATGCAGCATTTGGATTGGAAGACGAATTGGGTCTTTCCGCAAATACTCGATTGCCTTGAATTCCCCTCGCTTGCCGCTCCGACACTCGATTTGGCCAACTACTTGGTTCGCAGCGGCGGCGTCGATCCTCATCCGGCTCGCGAAAAACTACCCGTGCTGAATCTGTTGCTCGGTGAAGTCAGCGGCCGGTTGGCTCGTTTCGAAGAAAACCCTCGCGAATTTGGCGATGATGTAGAAACGGTTCAGGCGACACTTGGTGAGGCGGTCGCATTGGCGGTTTCGTTGTGTGATACGCTTAGCTTGATCGGCGATCCCTCGTCGATCGGCAAACTGAACCAAACGATCGATTTGAAACACCGGCGCGTCCAATGCGAGGCCGCCGGAGCACTCGCGAAACTTGGCGACGAAGACGGAAAAAAACGGTTATTGGAATTGACCAAAGATCCCGCGGCAAGATTAAGAGCGGTTCACTACGCCGACGAACTCGGGTTGGGCGACAGCGTCGACGAATCGGTCCGCTCCGATACCGCCACGGCGGAGGCGGAAATGTCACTATGGTTGACTCAACCCCAACAGATGGGCGTGCCACCGACATCGGTTGAAGTCGTCGACACGCGGCGTCTGCTTTGGCCGAGTTTCACCAACCCGGTTGACGTTCATTTGGTGAGGTTCGAGTATTCGTTTGGCGATAAAACGTACAGTAACGTTGGGATGACGGGGCCCGTCGTGTTTGCGATGAGTGCGGATGTGGCGGATATGCCCATTGATGACATCTATGCGATCTACGCAGGCTGGCATGCCGAACACGCCGAAATCTTCACCGTCGCAGCCGACCAGTTCAATGCGGCTCAGCGGCGAGCGATGGAGCAGTTCGAAAAACATCTCAACCAACTTGGTTATGAATCGATCAAACCAGCGTTGTTAGGTTTTTTCTTGGATGAACAAGCGGGCGTCATGACCGCGGAGCGAGATGGGACGGCATGTGTCGTCGTGACCGACGGGCTCGAAACCATCGATCAACCAACCGCCGGTCGGCTGCGTCCCTTGAACCCCGGTGATCTGTTTAATCTGTACAAAGGTCGAAAGATGTTGCGAACGTTTAATCCATCAGCTGGGATTGCCGATTTTAATGAACCGGATGACGCTTCCAATGACGATTAA
- a CDS encoding FtsK/SpoIIIE domain-containing protein, producing MTMKDASVSPAGLLDPARQTRLLDALRQRFESSVAEHRALIADHARASKREAEEFQSIQTAKKNDCRLLRRSTLSVWDESEEQLVSEYETFAIENRKQQSELLAHFRRKAVKEKEAIEQKVISRCQAIGHQYEKQKHRPIETRDREIQKIDDSLQSIYSTVSEARELTIARLDHLPQSDPSVTPEGEQPMTLPKSVDEAIEQIASTTKRCRNIVDEMRRGAISKLIDSYLLPIVALVFCVLWSLGVYFFVQDKKILWVLTGFTMIAVLGFVAYLLLMWPVKKQTRRLYPVAEWLLAEAGKNADRAKAISTKIAKDASAELVKKRDTHLAAAAQWKNEQLTQLEAELEKQRDQQRTALDQSLAEKDQWFKSHYAQLAETMRVKAEAVAAEITHSLASTEQMISEKRTRLAESRWQERRRLMQRLEQGVRRGLARISKATESVEHRFPAWQNVLASPLPVDLNRIDYVPVGTLSVGSSLDEVLNEPNIDNDSVLDSISDLSIPDSLPLVLHRRLHSGLVITAPPSQLDSAIDLAHQVLWRLLAGAPPSRCKLTLLDPLGRGQNFTGFMALADHDPSIVGHRVWTSDAQINERLAELSHHVEDVLQVSLRDRFERIEDYNELAGSMAEPYRAVAAIGFPEGVSRDAYKHLLALIESGLRCGIYSILVCDSSKPWPSDMPMPKSNKILQIDIDSSGRFHVEKAGLSELAFRPCEPPTDRMRSPLVEKIGLAAVAASRVEIPLGSILKEEDAASGSTSDGIAIAVGSQGANRSMCLDLGEGVRQHVLIAGKTGSGKSTLLHAIITSGAYRYTPDELQFYLLDFKKGVEFKPYADASFPHARVIGIESEREFGRSVLQRLDGELQLRGEQFRAAGVQELGEYRRASGNAMPRIMLVVDEFQELFMRDDRLAGDCAMLLDRLVRQGRSFGMHVVLSSQSLAGAYSLPRATLGQMAVRIAMQCSESDAALILADDNTAARLIARPGEAIYNDAGGLIEGNQPFQVAWLSSAEHRELLASIADRDAEYVKSLPPAVVFEGNRPCRWTPALAKAIYPANLSQDKSLYGLLGEAVEIGPPVAIRLTRDTGRNVLIIAPPESRSSVIATCIAGFQHSDPRLELVYYDGNRVDEGETLRPWLDECGIDFKSIKMRDSEAELVRISERVKSRMDDEADHSPLVLVIDPLERFRDLRQEESFNFSLDAAAGSVSGAAALQQVLRDGPAVNVFCIVVCGSTETLSRWLPRANQHDLELRILGRMNASDSSLLIDTPIAAELSAATMLSYDDTDGRIAKFRQCDLPDAKVVRQWLENR from the coding sequence ATGACCATGAAAGACGCATCGGTAAGCCCCGCAGGATTGCTCGATCCCGCACGGCAAACGAGGTTGCTCGATGCCCTTCGCCAGCGTTTCGAATCGAGTGTTGCGGAGCATCGTGCGTTGATCGCCGATCATGCGCGCGCGAGCAAGCGAGAAGCCGAAGAATTTCAATCCATTCAAACAGCCAAAAAGAATGATTGTCGTTTGCTCCGACGTTCGACGCTTAGCGTTTGGGATGAATCCGAAGAGCAACTCGTTAGTGAGTACGAAACGTTTGCAATCGAGAACCGCAAACAACAATCGGAACTTTTGGCTCACTTTCGTCGCAAAGCAGTCAAAGAAAAAGAAGCGATTGAACAAAAAGTGATCTCGCGGTGCCAAGCGATTGGGCACCAATACGAAAAGCAAAAACATCGGCCGATTGAAACACGTGATCGGGAAATTCAAAAAATCGACGACTCGCTGCAGTCGATTTATTCGACCGTGAGCGAAGCGAGAGAATTGACGATCGCCCGACTCGACCATCTACCGCAATCGGACCCATCGGTTACTCCCGAAGGCGAACAGCCGATGACGCTACCCAAATCGGTTGACGAGGCAATCGAGCAAATCGCCTCGACGACCAAGCGTTGCCGAAACATTGTCGACGAGATGCGCCGCGGTGCAATTTCAAAACTGATCGATTCGTACTTGTTGCCCATTGTCGCGTTGGTGTTTTGTGTTCTCTGGTCACTGGGCGTCTATTTCTTCGTCCAGGACAAAAAAATACTTTGGGTTCTCACTGGCTTCACGATGATCGCCGTTTTGGGCTTCGTTGCATACCTGTTGTTAATGTGGCCGGTGAAGAAACAGACACGGCGGTTGTACCCCGTTGCCGAATGGTTATTGGCAGAAGCTGGGAAAAACGCCGATCGCGCCAAGGCGATTTCAACGAAAATCGCCAAAGATGCCTCTGCCGAATTGGTAAAAAAACGTGATACGCACTTAGCGGCCGCTGCGCAATGGAAGAACGAGCAATTGACCCAATTGGAGGCTGAGCTCGAAAAGCAACGTGATCAACAGCGAACGGCGCTCGATCAGTCGCTAGCGGAAAAAGATCAATGGTTCAAGTCCCACTACGCCCAGTTGGCCGAAACCATGCGAGTGAAAGCGGAAGCGGTCGCTGCGGAGATCACGCACAGCTTGGCCTCGACCGAGCAAATGATATCGGAAAAGCGGACTCGGTTGGCCGAGTCCCGCTGGCAAGAACGGCGGCGGTTGATGCAGCGACTCGAGCAAGGGGTCCGCCGAGGACTCGCTCGCATCAGCAAGGCGACCGAATCGGTCGAGCATCGTTTTCCAGCTTGGCAAAATGTTCTTGCTTCGCCCTTGCCAGTCGATCTCAATCGCATCGACTATGTTCCCGTTGGAACCTTGAGCGTTGGTTCGAGCCTTGATGAAGTGTTGAATGAGCCAAACATCGATAATGATTCGGTTCTTGATTCGATCAGCGATCTATCGATCCCCGATTCGTTGCCATTGGTACTGCACCGTCGTTTGCATAGCGGATTGGTCATTACCGCTCCGCCATCGCAACTCGATTCGGCGATCGATTTGGCTCATCAAGTGCTGTGGCGGTTACTCGCCGGCGCACCACCATCGCGATGCAAACTCACGCTACTCGACCCGCTCGGACGAGGCCAGAACTTTACAGGTTTTATGGCATTAGCGGATCACGATCCGTCAATCGTTGGCCATCGCGTGTGGACGAGCGATGCACAAATCAATGAGCGATTGGCCGAGCTGTCGCATCATGTCGAAGATGTATTGCAGGTCAGTTTACGGGACCGTTTTGAACGGATCGAAGACTACAATGAATTAGCGGGGTCGATGGCGGAACCCTACCGCGCGGTCGCTGCGATCGGTTTTCCGGAGGGGGTGTCACGCGACGCCTACAAACATCTGTTAGCATTGATTGAAAGTGGCCTGCGCTGCGGCATCTATAGCATTTTGGTTTGCGATTCCTCGAAGCCATGGCCATCGGACATGCCGATGCCAAAATCGAACAAGATCTTGCAAATCGACATCGATTCCTCAGGCAGGTTTCATGTTGAGAAAGCGGGTTTGTCCGAGTTGGCGTTTCGTCCCTGTGAACCGCCGACCGACCGGATGCGTTCGCCGCTCGTCGAAAAGATCGGCTTAGCCGCCGTCGCCGCGTCACGAGTCGAAATTCCCCTCGGTAGTATTCTAAAAGAGGAGGATGCGGCATCGGGTTCGACCAGTGATGGGATCGCGATCGCGGTTGGTAGCCAAGGTGCCAACCGCTCGATGTGTTTGGATTTGGGCGAAGGGGTTCGCCAACATGTACTGATCGCTGGGAAAACCGGTTCGGGAAAGAGCACGCTTCTGCATGCGATCATTACATCGGGCGCCTACCGATACACGCCCGATGAACTTCAGTTTTATCTGCTGGACTTTAAGAAAGGGGTTGAGTTCAAACCGTACGCCGACGCCAGTTTTCCTCACGCTCGCGTGATTGGCATCGAAAGTGAGCGTGAGTTTGGGCGAAGTGTGTTGCAACGTCTCGATGGCGAATTGCAACTTCGTGGTGAGCAATTCCGTGCCGCTGGCGTGCAAGAGCTTGGCGAATACCGACGTGCCAGCGGCAATGCGATGCCGCGAATTATGTTGGTCGTCGACGAATTCCAAGAGTTGTTCATGCGCGACGATCGATTGGCGGGCGATTGTGCGATGCTGCTCGACCGCTTGGTTCGTCAAGGTCGTTCGTTTGGGATGCACGTGGTACTGAGCAGCCAATCGTTGGCCGGTGCCTATTCGCTACCTCGAGCAACGCTCGGGCAAATGGCCGTCCGGATTGCGATGCAGTGCAGTGAATCGGATGCCGCTTTGATTCTTGCCGATGACAACACCGCCGCTCGCTTGATCGCCCGCCCCGGTGAAGCGATCTACAACGACGCAGGTGGTTTGATCGAAGGCAATCAACCATTCCAAGTGGCGTGGCTATCATCAGCAGAGCATCGCGAACTGCTTGCGTCCATCGCGGATCGTGATGCGGAGTATGTGAAGTCATTGCCGCCAGCGGTTGTGTTTGAAGGGAACCGTCCATGCCGTTGGACACCGGCACTGGCCAAGGCGATCTACCCGGCTAATCTTTCTCAGGACAAATCGTTGTACGGACTGCTCGGCGAAGCGGTTGAGATCGGGCCCCCCGTAGCGATCCGATTAACTCGCGACACAGGCCGAAATGTCTTGATCATCGCGCCACCCGAATCGCGAAGTAGTGTCATCGCAACTTGTATCGCTGGATTCCAGCACAGCGACCCGCGTTTAGAACTTGTTTACTACGACGGCAACCGAGTCGATGAAGGAGAAACCTTGAGGCCGTGGCTTGATGAATGCGGGATCGATTTCAAGAGCATCAAAATGAGAGATTCGGAAGCTGAATTGGTCCGCATCAGTGAACGGGTGAAATCACGTATGGATGACGAAGCCGACCATTCGCCGCTTGTCCTCGTGATCGATCCGCTGGAACGGTTCCGTGACCTTCGCCAAGAGGAATCATTCAATTTTTCCCTCGATGCGGCGGCCGGTTCCGTCAGTGGAGCGGCGGCACTCCAGCAGGTGCTTCGCGACGGACCAGCGGTGAATGTGTTTTGCATCGTTGTTTGTGGATCGACCGAGACGTTGTCACGTTGGTTGCCCCGGGCCAACCAACATGATCTGGAACTGCGGATTCTAGGACGAATGAACGCGTCCGATTCGTCGCTATTAATCGACACACCCATCGCAGCAGAGTTGTCGGCGGCAACCATGCTCTCTTACGATGATACGGATGGTCGAATCGCCAAATTCCGTCAGTGTGATTTGCCAGATGCCAAAGTGGTCCGCCAGTGGCTCGAAAACCGATAG
- a CDS encoding J domain-containing protein: MSSQEFVDHYEVLEISPNANLATIERVFRYLAKKYHPDINEDHDASHFTRLVDAFETLREPEARKAYDVSHQRHQQVQVELVEGANAASDDCLERYKLLSLLYAQRRRNFQKPGIGLGTLETLVPYTPEVVQFHIWYFREKGWIGREECGQLSITAAGVDYIEAFNQPTVSDQLRSEK, encoded by the coding sequence ATGTCGTCCCAAGAATTTGTGGACCATTACGAAGTGCTCGAAATCAGTCCGAACGCCAATTTGGCAACGATCGAAAGAGTGTTTCGCTATTTGGCGAAAAAGTATCATCCGGATATCAACGAGGATCACGACGCTAGCCACTTCACCCGGTTGGTGGATGCATTCGAGACGCTTCGCGAACCGGAAGCCCGCAAGGCATACGACGTTTCCCACCAACGGCATCAACAGGTCCAAGTCGAGCTTGTCGAAGGAGCCAATGCCGCAAGCGACGACTGTTTAGAACGATACAAATTGTTGTCGCTTCTTTACGCCCAGCGAAGACGAAATTTCCAGAAGCCTGGGATCGGCTTGGGAACTCTGGAAACATTGGTCCCCTACACGCCCGAAGTGGTTCAGTTTCATATCTGGTATTTTCGCGAAAAAGGTTGGATCGGTCGCGAAGAGTGTGGCCAGTTGTCGATCACAGCTGCGGGCGTCGATTATATCGAAGCGTTCAACCAACCCACGGTCTCCGACCAATTGCGGTCAGAAAAATAG
- a CDS encoding purine-nucleoside phosphorylase has product MLRTFAPNTRQQIDAACDLIRSHDHRVPAAAVILGSGLGGLADKIEDPVAIDFAEIPGFATSTASGHRGQLILGTIEGLVVAAMAGRFHRYEGHGNDKVTFPVYTLAALGASRLIVSNAAGGVNPKLRVGDILVIRDHIDWLSGVSSGVVSMAQTGLSRFEEFYDSAMSEIAIRTSLCENFTAYPGTYLATLGPTYETRAEYRMMRRIGVDVVGMSTVPEAMAAKNANMKVLGLSMVSNVANPDIAISTNHDEVLEAGRRAEVRMESIVRAVLKSSE; this is encoded by the coding sequence ATGCTGCGAACGTTCGCCCCCAATACTCGTCAACAAATCGATGCGGCTTGCGACCTTATCCGCTCCCATGATCACCGCGTTCCTGCGGCTGCAGTGATTCTCGGCAGCGGCTTGGGCGGTTTGGCAGACAAGATCGAAGATCCGGTGGCGATCGATTTTGCTGAAATTCCTGGGTTCGCTACCTCTACCGCTAGCGGACATCGCGGACAATTGATCCTTGGAACCATCGAAGGACTCGTGGTCGCTGCGATGGCCGGACGATTTCATCGTTACGAAGGACACGGCAATGACAAAGTGACGTTTCCGGTGTACACGTTGGCCGCGCTGGGAGCAAGCCGGTTGATCGTTAGCAATGCAGCAGGCGGTGTGAATCCAAAACTCCGTGTGGGAGACATCCTGGTGATTCGCGACCATATCGATTGGCTCAGCGGTGTTTCGAGTGGAGTGGTCTCCATGGCTCAGACGGGGCTCAGCCGTTTTGAAGAGTTTTATGATTCGGCAATGAGCGAGATTGCCATACGAACATCTCTTTGTGAGAATTTTACCGCTTATCCAGGAACCTACTTAGCTACTCTTGGTCCGACTTATGAGACGCGTGCAGAGTACCGAATGATGCGGCGGATCGGAGTGGACGTGGTTGGCATGAGCACCGTGCCCGAGGCAATGGCTGCCAAAAACGCAAACATGAAAGTGCTCGGCTTATCGATGGTAAGTAACGTCGCCAATCCCGATATCGCTATTAGCACAAATCATGATGAAGTTTTAGAGGCAGGCAGACGAGCCGAGGTTAGAATGGAGTCAATCGTGCGTGCGGTGCTAAAAAGCAGCGAGTAG
- a CDS encoding tributyrin esterase, which translates to MVAGSPQRNPNFKFSLQSMTDAQLCEAIHAVPVLQEDEELVRVDVAGAVGQHHAMMRLRHPVRLQVDGHLGDYAFAMNQDADIRLTGSVRHGVAEGMASGAVRVQGDAGVGAGVAMTGGTLAIFGNAGPRCGAAMRSGSIFVRGDVGDEAGIGAIGGTIVIGGNAGHRLGDAVNNVSVFIRGKALSLAEGVTEAPLRKREELRLGLLLINASIRGDAKEFRRIVPTALLQAENAQRGEVTPNWR; encoded by the coding sequence ATGGTTGCAGGATCACCACAGCGTAACCCAAACTTCAAATTCTCGTTGCAGTCGATGACCGATGCGCAGCTCTGCGAAGCGATACATGCGGTACCCGTATTGCAGGAGGATGAGGAGTTGGTGCGAGTCGATGTAGCGGGTGCTGTCGGCCAGCACCATGCGATGATGCGACTTAGGCATCCCGTTCGCTTGCAAGTCGACGGCCATCTCGGTGATTATGCATTTGCGATGAACCAAGATGCCGATATCCGCTTGACGGGATCGGTTCGGCATGGAGTGGCCGAAGGGATGGCAAGCGGAGCCGTTAGGGTACAAGGGGACGCCGGCGTTGGCGCTGGAGTCGCGATGACGGGCGGGACGTTAGCTATCTTCGGAAATGCTGGCCCCCGATGCGGTGCGGCCATGCGGTCCGGCAGCATCTTTGTTCGGGGCGATGTTGGAGACGAAGCGGGCATCGGTGCGATCGGAGGCACGATTGTGATCGGAGGAAACGCTGGCCATCGACTGGGCGATGCGGTGAATAATGTATCGGTTTTTATTCGTGGCAAAGCGCTCAGCTTAGCAGAGGGGGTGACCGAAGCACCGCTGCGAAAACGTGAGGAACTGCGGCTTGGATTGCTGCTTATCAATGCCTCGATCCGTGGCGATGCCAAGGAGTTTCGGCGAATCGTGCCAACCGCCCTGTTGCAAGCCGAAAATGCTCAACGAGGCGAAGTGACTCCCAATTGGAGATGA